In the genome of Pseudomonas sp. B33.4, the window TCCGGCATCGGCCTGACCGAGCAGAAAATCAGCGACTTCAAGAAAGCCGGCCTCGATCACATCCAGATCAGTTTCCAGGCCAGCGATGAGCAAGTGAACAACCTGCTCGCCGGCTCGAAAAAGGCCTTCGCACAGAAGCTGGAAATGGCCCGTGCGGTCAAAGCCCACGGTTATCCGATGGTGCTGAACTTCGTCACCCATCGGCACAACATCGACAAGATCGACCGCATCATTGAGCTGTGTATTGCGCTCGAGGCGGACTTCGTCGAACTCGCCACCTGCCAGTTCTACGGTTGGGCCCAGCTCAATCGCGTCGGCCTGTTGCCGACCAAAGAGCAACTGGTCCGTGCCGAACGCATCACCAACGAATATCGGGCGAAACTGGAAGCCGAAGGGCATCCATGCAAGCTGATTTTCGTTACTCCGGATTATTACGAAGAACGCCCGAAAGCCTGCATGAACGGCTGGGGCAGTATCTTTCTGACAGTCACGCCGGATGGCACCGCCCTGCCCTGCCATGGTGCCCGGCAGATGCCGGTTCAGTTTCCCAATGTGCGCGATCACAGCATGCAGCACATCTGGTATGACTCGTTCGGCTTCAACCGCTTTCGCGGTTACGACTGGATGCCCGAGCCGTGCCGCTCCTGCGATGAAAAAGAAAAGGACTTCGGCGGCTGCCGCTGCCAGGCGTTCATGCTCACCGGCGATGCGAGCAATGCTGACCCGGTGTGCAGCAAATCCGAACATCACGGCGTGATTCTCAAGGCCCGCGAAGAAGCCGAGACAGCCACTCAAACCATCGAACAATTGGCCTTTCGCAATGAACGAAACTCACGCCTCATCGCCAAGGGCTGAGCCTTTCAGCGCCTCGCAAGCCGTCGCTGCCGGCATGGACTTCGCCGAGTTGCAGCTCGGCGCCAATGGGCTGTTCTGGAATGAATATCGCCCGGAAGATGCCGCGTGCCGGATTTGGCATTGGCGCGAAGGGGTGGCGAGATGTCTGACGCCGGATGGTTTCAGTGTGCGCAGTCGCGTCTACGAATATGGCGGTGGCGCGTTTTGTCTGACGCCGGATGGAGTGGTTTTCGTCGCTGAGGCGGATCAGCAGTTGTATCGGCAGAAACTCGGTGGCGAGCCGGAAGCATTGACCTCGGGTGAGTGCCGTTATGGCGATCTGCATTTTGCTTTCGGCCAAGTGCTGGCGGTCGAAGAACAGCAAGATCAGCATCGGCTCGTAGCAATCGATCTGGCTGACGGGACGCGGCATTTATTGGCTGAAGGCGCGGATTTTTATGCGGCGCCAATCCTTAGTGTGGATCGCCAGCGTTTGGCCTGGATCGAGTGGAGCCGGCCACATCAGCCGTGGACGTCGACACGGATGATGGTGGCTGAGCGTTCGACCAATGGCGCTTTTGGTTCGCCGCGATGCGTTGCCGGCGCCGAGTTTGAAGAGTCCATCCAACAACCACGATTCGATGCCGAAAATCGCCTTTATTGCCTGACCGATCGTGGTGGATTCTGGCAGCCGTGGGCCGAGACTTGCGACGGTTTGGAGCCATTACCTGCTGCGCAAGCCGATCACGCGCCAGCACCGTGGCAACTGGGTGGCTGCACGTGGCTGCCTGTTGATAATTCGTTTTTGGCGAGCTGGAGCGAAGGTGGTTTTGGTCGCCTGACGCTCGGTGACGCAGATTTCACTGGTGACTACAGCCGCTTCCGTCATCTCGCTGTGGATGAGCGATTTATCTACTGCATCGCCGCCTCACCGATCAGTCCTTCGGCGGTCATCGCCATTGATCGAACCACGCGAGAAGTGAACGTGCTGGTGGGTGGCGTGGCGCCCTTGCCTGCTGAGCGCATCAGTCGTCCGCAAACACTGCGCTACCCAAGTGGTTCAGGCCAAGCTCACGGCTTCTTCTATCCATCCATGAGCGGCGAGACGAAACCGCCGCTGGTGGTGTTCATCCACGGCGGCCCGACATCGGCCTGCTATCCAATGCTTGATCCGCGCATTCAGTACTGGACGCAACGTGGCTTCGCCGTCGCTGATCTCAACTATCGCGGCAGCAGCGGATATGGCCGGGAATATCGCCAGGCCTTGTACCTGAGCTGGGGTGAAGTGGATGTCGAGGATGCTTGCGCGGTGGTGAGCTATCTCGCCGAGCAGGGTTTGATCGACGGTGAGCGCGCATTTATTCGGGGTGGCAGCGCAGGCGGCTACACCACGTTATGTGCGCTGGCGTTCAAACAAGTTTTCCGCGCTGGAGCAAGTTTGTACGGCGTTAGCGATCCGGTTGCGTTGGCTCGAGCAACGCACAAATTTGAGGGTGATTATCTGGACTGGCTGATCGGCGATCCCGAACAGGACGCCGAACGCTACGCCGCCCGCACACCCTTGCTGCACGCGGGCAATATCCGGGTGCCGGTAATCTTTTTTCAGGGTGAACTGGACGCTGTCGTTGTCCCGCAACAGACCCGCGACATGGTCACGGCACTCGAGCAGAACAGCATCCCGGTCGAAGCGCATTACTACCCCGACGAACGCCACGGCTTCCGCCGCGCGGCCAATCAGGCGCATGCGCTGGAGCAGGAGTGGAAGTTCTATCGGCGGGTGATGGGATTTACAGACTGAAACCCTCTTCCTGTAGGAGCTGCGGCACGCTGCGATCTTTTGATCCTGATCCTCGAATTAAAATCAAAAGATCGCAGCGTGCCGCAGCTCCTACAGGTTTATGCCGCTGACTCAGCGCTTGGCGATGATATACACCGCATGCACGATCCCCGGAATATACCCGCACAACGTCAGCAGAATGTTCAACCAGAACGCCCCGCCAAACCCGACCTGCAGAAACACGCCCAGTGGTGGCAACAGAATAGCGATGATGATGCGAATGAAATCCATGGGGCAGCTCCTGAATGGGGGTTGGCTCACTTGAGCCATACAAGCTAATCGACCCGCGCCGTTCGTCAGGGTTCAGTGCAACTGCCATTTGATCGCCACCACCCCACAAAAAAACGCCCCACGCCAAAAGAATCAGGCGTGGGGCGTGCGTTATACCGCGAGACGGTTCTGGAAATCGGGTAGGAAACTTCAGCTCAGACGGCAATCCCTTTGCGGCATTGCAGTTGTGCGGTGCGCACTCGAGAGAAGGCGCGGCCCAGGCGCAGGAGCATTTCGTCGATGTTGCTTTTGCTCACGGTGAGCGCCGGGGTGAACCGCAGGCAGTTGGCTTGCGGGGCGCTGAGCAGCAGGCCTTCGTGCAGGGCGGCGAGGACCACAGCGTCGGCGGAATCGTCCGACAGGGTCAGTCCGTAGAACAGGCCTTGTCCGCGCAACTCGCCGTGGTCGTAGCGGTGCGCCAATCGAGCCAGGCCTTCGCGCAGGTGCTGGCCGTTGTCGTTGACCTGCTGGAGAAAACTGCGGTCTTGTACGCTGTCCAGCACCACCAGTCCGGCCGCCGTCATCAGTGCGTTGCCGTGATGGGTGCCGCCGAGTTCGCCAGGCTCGAAACAACAAGCCTTGCCCCGTGCCAGCAGCGCCGCCAACGGCACACCGCCGCCAAGCCCTTTGCCGAGCACGACGATATCGGCGCGTACGCCGTAGGACTGTTCGGCGAGCAAAGTACCGCAGCGGCCGATCCCGGTCTGCACTTCGTCGAGGATCAGCAGAATGCCGAGTTCACGGCACAGGCGCTCGACACCCTTGAGGTAATGCTCGGTGGCGGGAATAACGCCAGCATCGCTCTGGATCGGCTCCAGCATGATCGCCACGGTCTGCGCATCGACCGCCGCATGTAGCGCCGGCAAGTCGCTGAACGGCACCAGATCGAAACCCGGCAACAGCGGCGCGAAACGGTTGTGCAGGTTGCAGCTGTCCGAGGCGGAAATCGTTGCCAGACTGCGGCCATGGCACCCCTGCTTCGCGACAATAATCCGCGACGCGCCGCCGCGATGCAGTTGCCCCCACTTGCGCGCCAGTTTGATCGCCGCTTCACAGGCTTCGCTGCCGCTGTTGAGCAAGTACGCCTGATCGCTGGAAGTGGCGGCGCACAGACGCTCGGCGAGGCTGAGCATGCCGCGATTATGCAGATTGAAACCGGGATTGATCAGCGCCTGCGCCTGACTGCTGATGGCTTTGACCAGCGCCGAAGGGCTGTGGCCGAGGCTGTTGGCGCCGCCGGCTTGGGAAAAGTCGAGGTATGCACGATCGTGGCTGTCCCACAGCCATGAACCTTGCCCGCGGACAAACACCTGCTGTGGCCGCTCGACGCTGGGCATCAGGCGCCCGGCGCTGAGATTTTCGTTGTGGTCAGAAGGATTGGCCTCGAAAGTGAGGTCATCAAGACTCGGCGTCTGGCGCCGCAAACTGAACAGATTCATTGGAAAAAACCTCGTTCGAGGTTTTCTGAACTGCCTATGTAAACACCATCGAAGCGAACGCTATTCATCGCGCTTTCTGGCCCTGTAAGCCTTGTGAATGCGGTTAGACTAGGCTCACTGACGGCTTCGGGCCATTTCGATTTACCAGCATTTTCGATAAGCATTACTTATGGATTTTAAACAACTGCGTTATTTCGTCGCGGTCTACGAAGAAGGCCATGTCGGCCGGGCGGCGGAACGCCTGTCGATCTCGCAACCGGCGTTGTCACAGCAGATCCGCCAACTCGAACAGAACCTCGACGTCACCCTGTTCGAGCGCAGCAGCAAGCGCTTGCTGCCAACCCTGGCCGCACACACGTTGTACAACCACGCGGTGCCGCTGCTTGACGGACTGCAACGGGCGCGCGAGGCGTTAGGTAACTTCAAGGGCCAGGCCTTGCGCACGCTGGCAATCGGCGTACTGCAAACGGTTCATACCAGTCTGGTACCGCAAATGCTTGAGCGCGTGCGCAAGGCGCAGCCGCATCTGGTGGTGCAGATTTATGAATTGACCGGACTGGAGATCGAGCGACGTCTGCTCAACGGTTCGCTGGATATTGGCATCAGCTATTTACCGCCACGCCAACCGGGCCTACATGGCGTGATGTTGTACGAAGATGAACTGACACTGGTGATTCCGGCCGATCATCCGTTGCGCGAATTCAAGAAAGTCTCGATGCGTCAGGCCGCCGAGTTACCGATGTTGCTGTTGGGCGAAGAGTTTCAGATCCGCCAGATCTGGCAGGCGCAACTGACAGCCCTCGGGCGACGTCCGCAGGTACAAGCAGAACTGAACAATATGGTGGGGATTCTCGACAGTCTGCCGCACACCAGACTGGCTACGGTGCTGCCGGGGCGATCACAGAAGGAGTACGACAATCAGGATCTGCTGTGGAAACCCCTGAGCGAACCACGGGTGCCGCTGAAGGTCGGCCTGGTGTGTCGCGATGTGCAACGCCAACAGGCCTCTTTGGCGCTACTGCGGACTTTGCTGGAGGAAGTGATGGAGCGTGAGGTGAAACCAGCGCTTGATCCGTTGGCCTGAATACTTTTCTGCAGGCAAAAGAAAACCCCGCCGAAGCGGGGCTTTGCAGACTGTTTCCCTGACATCCATTTCACTCCGCCACCCTGGCAGAATCCTACGTGTCCGTGTTGTTGCTTTGCGCTTCCTGCGCGACGTCCATGAAATGTAGATTAGCCGTGGATCCAATCTACGCATATGGGAGAACAGCAGCACGTCATGTAAGAGAATGCTTACATGACGCTATCGCATCAGAATTGCGCCGCATCCAGCAGGAACAGCGACTCGCTACCGGCCTTCACTGACGCGCTCAACGAGTGAATTCGCGGCAGCAGACGGGCGAAGTAGAAGCGCGCGGTGCCTAGCTTGCTGGCATAGAAATCGTCTTGCGCTTCTTTGCCCAGTGAAGCTTTGGCCATCAATGCCCACATGTAGGCGTAGGAAACGTATCCAAACGCTTGCAGATATTCGACCGAAGCCGCGCCGATTTCGTTCGGGTTGTTTTTCGCCCGATCCAGCAGCCACGACGTCAGCTCGTCGAGGGTGTCGACGGCATCGTTCAGCGGTTTGGTGAATTCGCCCAGATCCGCACTGGCGGTAGCGGTGAAGTGGCGAATCTCGTCGGCGAACAGCTTGTAGAACGCGCCGCCGCTGCCAACAATCTTGCGCCCGACCAGGTCCAGCGCCTGAATGCCGTTGGTGCCTTCGTAGATCTGGGTGATGCGCACGTCACGCACCAATTGCTCCTGGCCCCACTCGCGGATATAGCCGTGGCCGCCGAAAATCTGCTGGCCGTGCACAGTGGTTTCCAGACCGAGATCGGTGAGAAATGCCTTGGCCACCGGTGTCAGCAACGCAACCAGATCTTCCGCACGCTTACGGGCGGTGGCGTCTTCGCTGAACTTGGCGGTGTCGAGTTGCATCGCCACGTAAGTGGAGAATGCACGGCCGCCTTCGTTCGAGGCTTTCATGGTCAGCAGCATGCGACGCACGTCCGGGTGGACGATGATCGGGTCAGCGACCTTGTCTTTGTTCTGCGCCCCAGTCGGCGAACGGCTTTGCAGACGGTCGCGGGCGTATTCAACGGCGTTCTGGTACGAGCGCTCGCCAGTCGCCAGGCCTTGAATGCCGACGCCCAGACGCTCGTAGTTCATCATGGTGAACATCGCGGCCAGGCCTTTGTTCGGCTCGCCGACCAGATAACCGACGGCTTCGTCGAAGTTCATCACGCAGGTCGCGGACGCCTGGATGCCCATCTTGTGTTCGATCGAACCGCAGGTCGCCGGGTTGCGTGCGCCCAGGCTGCCATCGGCATTGACCATGAACTTCGGCACGAGGAACAGCGAGATGCCCTTCGGGCCCGCTGGGGCGTCCGGCAGTTTCGCCAGCACCAGGTGAATGATGTTTTCGGTGAGGTCGTGTTCGCCACCGGTGATGAAGATCTTGGTGCCGCTGACCTTATAGGAACCATCGGCCTGAGGCTCTGCCTTAGTGCGAATGATCCCCAGGTCGGTGCCGGCGTGCGGCTCGGTCAGGCACATGGAACCTGCCCAGACGCCGGCGTACATGTTCGGCAGGTACGCGGCTTTCAGCTCTTCACTGGCGTGGGCGTTGATCGACAGACAGGCGCCAGCGGTCAGCATCGGGTACAGGCCGAAGGACAGGCTGGCGGAGTTGACCATTTCTTCGACCTGCGCCGACACGGCTTTGGGCATGCCCATGCCGCCGTAGGCCGGATCACCGCCAACGCCGACCCAGCCACCTTCGGCATACGTCTGATAAGCCTGTGGGAAACCGGCCGGGGTGGTGACGGCACCGTCAGCCCAATGGCAACCTTCTTCGTCAGCAGCGCGGCTCAGCGGCGCGATGCTTTTGCTGGTGACCTTGCCGGCCTCTTCGAGAATGGCTTCAACAGTTTCGGCGTCGACGGTCTCGGCCAGCGCCGGCAGTTCGGCCCAGAGTTTGGCGACCTCGAACACTTCATTGAGGACGAAGCGCATATCGCGCAGCGGCGCTTTGTAGTCAGCCATGGCAAACCTCGCAAGATCTAAACAGGTGATTCGTGGAATGATGTTTTCTGGGCCTGAGTGTACCCCAACAACTTTTGCGACACATAGGGTCAACCGGTGACCGATTTGTTATTTTTAGTCACCATAAAAAATCGCAGCCTGCTCCAGCTCCTACAGGTAAAACGCGATCCCATGTAGGAGCTGCCGCAGGCTGCGATCTTTTGATCTTCCTTAAAGCGCAAACATTTCGGCAGGCAAGCTCATCAAACAATTACTCCCCGCCTCAATCGCCGCCCGATGTGCAGCCGTTCGCGGTAACAAGCGCTTGAAGTAAAACTCGCACGTCGCGATTTTCCCGCGCAGGTAATCCGCCTCGCCCTCGCCCGCCTCCAGTTGCGCCTGCGCCACCAACGCCATGCGCAACCACAAATAACCGAGAATGATGTAACCGCCGTACATCAGGTAATCCACCGACGCCGCGCCCACTTCATCCGGATTCTTCATCGCCGCCATGCCGACCTTCATGGTCAGGTCGCCCCACTGCTGATTCAGCTCATTGAGCTGCGCAACGAAACTGCCCAGTTGCGGGTGCTCGGCATTGGCCGCGCAGAACTTGTGGACGATTTTGGTGAAGCCACGCAGCAACTTGCCCTGACTGCCCAGCACTTTGCGTCCGAGCAGATCCAGCGCTTGAATGCCGTTGGTGCCTTCGTAGATCGGCGCAATCCGGCAATCACGCACCAATTGCTCCATGCCCCACTCGCGAATAAAGCCGTGGCCGCCAAACACCTGCATACCGTGATTAGTCACTTCCAGCCCGGTGTCGGTCATGAACGCTTTGCAGATCGGTGTGAGGAACGCCAACAAATCTTCGGCCTCCTGACGCGCTTCGGCATCGCTGCTCAGGTGCGCTACATCGAGCAACTGCGCGGTGAAATAGGTCAGCGCCCGATTGCCTTCGTTGAAGGCCTTCATGGTCAGCAGCATGCGCCGCACATCCGGGTGGACGATGATCGGGTCGGCCGCTTTGTCCGGGGCTTTGGCGCCGGTCAGGGAGCGCATCTGCAAGCGGTCGTTGGCGTATTTGATCGCGCCCTGGAAACTCGCTTCACCCAGACACAATCCCTGCATGCCGGTACCAAGCCGCGCGTGGTTCATCATGGTGAACATGCAGTTGAGGCCCTTGTTCGGCTCGCCGATCAGGTAGCCCTTGGCGCCATCGAAGTTGAGCACGCAGGTGGCCGAGGCCTTGATGCCCATTTTGTGCTCGATCGAACCGCAGGAAACGCCGTTGCGCTCGCCTGCTTCACCCGCCGCATCCGGCAAGAACTTCGGCACGATAAACAGCGAAATCCCTTTGGTCCCGGCCGGC includes:
- the pqqE gene encoding pyrroloquinoline quinone biosynthesis protein PqqE, producing the protein MHSTGSPLADLPAKPEVGLPLWLLAELTYRCPLQCPYCSNPLDFAEQGKELSTEQWIKVFREAREMGAAQLGFSGGEPLVRQDLAELIHEARQLGFYTNLITSGIGLTEQKISDFKKAGLDHIQISFQASDEQVNNLLAGSKKAFAQKLEMARAVKAHGYPMVLNFVTHRHNIDKIDRIIELCIALEADFVELATCQFYGWAQLNRVGLLPTKEQLVRAERITNEYRAKLEAEGHPCKLIFVTPDYYEERPKACMNGWGSIFLTVTPDGTALPCHGARQMPVQFPNVRDHSMQHIWYDSFGFNRFRGYDWMPEPCRSCDEKEKDFGGCRCQAFMLTGDASNADPVCSKSEHHGVILKAREEAETATQTIEQLAFRNERNSRLIAKG
- a CDS encoding S9 family peptidase; translation: MNETHASSPRAEPFSASQAVAAGMDFAELQLGANGLFWNEYRPEDAACRIWHWREGVARCLTPDGFSVRSRVYEYGGGAFCLTPDGVVFVAEADQQLYRQKLGGEPEALTSGECRYGDLHFAFGQVLAVEEQQDQHRLVAIDLADGTRHLLAEGADFYAAPILSVDRQRLAWIEWSRPHQPWTSTRMMVAERSTNGAFGSPRCVAGAEFEESIQQPRFDAENRLYCLTDRGGFWQPWAETCDGLEPLPAAQADHAPAPWQLGGCTWLPVDNSFLASWSEGGFGRLTLGDADFTGDYSRFRHLAVDERFIYCIAASPISPSAVIAIDRTTREVNVLVGGVAPLPAERISRPQTLRYPSGSGQAHGFFYPSMSGETKPPLVVFIHGGPTSACYPMLDPRIQYWTQRGFAVADLNYRGSSGYGREYRQALYLSWGEVDVEDACAVVSYLAEQGLIDGERAFIRGGSAGGYTTLCALAFKQVFRAGASLYGVSDPVALARATHKFEGDYLDWLIGDPEQDAERYAARTPLLHAGNIRVPVIFFQGELDAVVVPQQTRDMVTALEQNSIPVEAHYYPDERHGFRRAANQAHALEQEWKFYRRVMGFTD
- a CDS encoding YqaE/Pmp3 family membrane protein yields the protein MDFIRIIIAILLPPLGVFLQVGFGGAFWLNILLTLCGYIPGIVHAVYIIAKR
- a CDS encoding aspartate aminotransferase family protein produces the protein MNLFSLRRQTPSLDDLTFEANPSDHNENLSAGRLMPSVERPQQVFVRGQGSWLWDSHDRAYLDFSQAGGANSLGHSPSALVKAISSQAQALINPGFNLHNRGMLSLAERLCAATSSDQAYLLNSGSEACEAAIKLARKWGQLHRGGASRIIVAKQGCHGRSLATISASDSCNLHNRFAPLLPGFDLVPFSDLPALHAAVDAQTVAIMLEPIQSDAGVIPATEHYLKGVERLCRELGILLILDEVQTGIGRCGTLLAEQSYGVRADIVVLGKGLGGGVPLAALLARGKACCFEPGELGGTHHGNALMTAAGLVVLDSVQDRSFLQQVNDNGQHLREGLARLAHRYDHGELRGQGLFYGLTLSDDSADAVVLAALHEGLLLSAPQANCLRFTPALTVSKSNIDEMLLRLGRAFSRVRTAQLQCRKGIAV
- a CDS encoding LysR family transcriptional regulator codes for the protein MDFKQLRYFVAVYEEGHVGRAAERLSISQPALSQQIRQLEQNLDVTLFERSSKRLLPTLAAHTLYNHAVPLLDGLQRAREALGNFKGQALRTLAIGVLQTVHTSLVPQMLERVRKAQPHLVVQIYELTGLEIERRLLNGSLDIGISYLPPRQPGLHGVMLYEDELTLVIPADHPLREFKKVSMRQAAELPMLLLGEEFQIRQIWQAQLTALGRRPQVQAELNNMVGILDSLPHTRLATVLPGRSQKEYDNQDLLWKPLSEPRVPLKVGLVCRDVQRQQASLALLRTLLEEVMEREVKPALDPLA
- a CDS encoding acyl-CoA dehydrogenase C-terminal domain-containing protein, whose amino-acid sequence is MADYKAPLRDMRFVLNEVFEVAKLWAELPALAETVDAETVEAILEEAGKVTSKSIAPLSRAADEEGCHWADGAVTTPAGFPQAYQTYAEGGWVGVGGDPAYGGMGMPKAVSAQVEEMVNSASLSFGLYPMLTAGACLSINAHASEELKAAYLPNMYAGVWAGSMCLTEPHAGTDLGIIRTKAEPQADGSYKVSGTKIFITGGEHDLTENIIHLVLAKLPDAPAGPKGISLFLVPKFMVNADGSLGARNPATCGSIEHKMGIQASATCVMNFDEAVGYLVGEPNKGLAAMFTMMNYERLGVGIQGLATGERSYQNAVEYARDRLQSRSPTGAQNKDKVADPIIVHPDVRRMLLTMKASNEGGRAFSTYVAMQLDTAKFSEDATARKRAEDLVALLTPVAKAFLTDLGLETTVHGQQIFGGHGYIREWGQEQLVRDVRITQIYEGTNGIQALDLVGRKIVGSGGAFYKLFADEIRHFTATASADLGEFTKPLNDAVDTLDELTSWLLDRAKNNPNEIGAASVEYLQAFGYVSYAYMWALMAKASLGKEAQDDFYASKLGTARFYFARLLPRIHSLSASVKAGSESLFLLDAAQF
- a CDS encoding acyl-CoA dehydrogenase C-terminal domain-containing protein, producing the protein MPEYKAPLRDMRFLIDHVFDFHANYAALGAHDASPDMINAILEEGAKFCENVLAPLNRSGDEEGCHFDNGVVTTPTGFKQAFAQYVEGGWHGLAADPTYGGQGLPSSLGLVISEMVGSSNTSWGMYPGLTHGAMSAIHAHGSAEQKDTYLSKLTAGQWTGTMCLTEAHCGTDLGIIKTRAVPQADGSYAVTGSKIFISAGEHDMSDNIIHLVLAKLPDAPAGTKGISLFIVPKFLPDAAGEAGERNGVSCGSIEHKMGIKASATCVLNFDGAKGYLIGEPNKGLNCMFTMMNHARLGTGMQGLCLGEASFQGAIKYANDRLQMRSLTGAKAPDKAADPIIVHPDVRRMLLTMKAFNEGNRALTYFTAQLLDVAHLSSDAEARQEAEDLLAFLTPICKAFMTDTGLEVTNHGMQVFGGHGFIREWGMEQLVRDCRIAPIYEGTNGIQALDLLGRKVLGSQGKLLRGFTKIVHKFCAANAEHPQLGSFVAQLNELNQQWGDLTMKVGMAAMKNPDEVGAASVDYLMYGGYIILGYLWLRMALVAQAQLEAGEGEADYLRGKIATCEFYFKRLLPRTAAHRAAIEAGSNCLMSLPAEMFAL